A segment of the Halovivax limisalsi genome:
CGAGCCGATCGCCCGCGCAGGCGCGTCCGGCGACGTGCGCGAGGACCTTCGCCACCTCGCCGTCCCGACGTACACCTCGACGCTCCTCGCGCGGCGGGGCGCACTCGAACGCGTCGGCGGGTTCGACGAATCGCTCCCGTGCTTCGAGGACTGGGAGCTCTGTCTGCGCCTCTCCCGCGACTGTGCGTTCGCGTACGTGGACGAACCGCTCGTCGAGAAGGGGGCCGAGACGCCGGGCGAGAACGTCTCGGCCGACCCCGCGAACCTCGCGATCGCCGTCGACCGACTCTTCGCACGGTACGACCTCCCGCGCGACGCGCGGGCGCGGCTACTCGCCGACGTCGGTGCGACGTACTGCGAGTCCGGCGGCGTCCGGGAGGGACGGCGGTACCTCGCTCGAGCGGTGCGCCTCGACCCGACCCGGTTGAATCCGATCGCGGCGTACCTGTTCTCGCTCACCGGCTCGGACGCCGCGTACGGGGCCGGAATGGGCGGCGTGTACGCCTTCCAACGGCGGTTGCGCCGGT
Coding sequences within it:
- a CDS encoding glycosyltransferase family 2 protein — protein: MTDEVDDRNGPSAGQPLVSVVLPTYERAPALQGAIDSVLDQTYDEVELIVVDGGSTDGTRAVVESVEDPHLTYVRRDSPRGVSAARNLGIDRSNGDLVAFVDADDRWRPEKLREQVSALRGSPPEYGVAYCGIGKRDGEPIARAGASGDVREDLRHLAVPTYTSTLLARRGALERVGGFDESLPCFEDWELCLRLSRDCAFAYVDEPLVEKGAETPGENVSADPANLAIAVDRLFARYDLPRDARARLLADVGATYCESGGVREGRRYLARAVRLDPTRLNPIAAYLFSLTGSDAAYGAGMGGVYAFQRRLRRFVGAGVEASDGVIGR